From Alloacidobacterium dinghuense:
TCTGCGCAAGGTGCTGTCACACGTCAGCAAAGTAGCGATCTCAGACTCAACCGTACTTATTCTGGGTCAAACCGGTACAGGCAAGGAGTTGATTGCTCGCGCGATCCACAAGCGTTCCAAGCGTGCGGGACGGGCATTTATTGGCGTGAATTGCGGCGCAATCCCCGCTTCGCTGATTGCCTCGGAGCTCTTTGGGCACGAAAAGGGGGCGTTTACTGGCGCTACGCATCGACGGTTGGGACGCTTTGAAGCCGCGAACGGTGGCACCATTCTTCTGGATGAAGTAGGGGATCTGCCTCCGGATATTCAGATCGCATTGTTGCGAGTGCTGCAGGAGCGTGAGATCGAACGTGTCGGTAGCGACCGGCCTATTCCCGTGGACGTCCGAGTGTTGGCCGCAACCCATCGTGACCTCGATGAGCTTGTGAGTGAAGGTAAGTTCCGCCAAGACCTCTTGTACAGATTGAATGTCGTCCCGATCTCTATGCCCTCGCTACGCGAGCGGGCGGCCGACATTCCTATTCTTGTCGAATACTTCATTGCCCGATTCGGAAGGAAGATGGGGAAGAAGTTTCAAACCATAGAGAAGAAGACCCTGAAAATTCTGCAAGAGTACGGATGGCCAGGGAATGTCCGAGAATTGCAAAACGTGATTGAGCGCGCTGTTACCTTGAGTGACTCAGATACGTTTAGCGTGGACGAAGCGTGGCTCAAGCGAAAGCCAACCGAGGTTGCGCATTCAAGTGCGGCTCTCAACGGTGCGTTGCTGGCGCACGAAAAGGAAGTGATCGAAGCCGCGCTCGCGCAGAGTCACGGACGGATATCAGGACCAGCAGGCGCAGCCACTCAACTGGGTATTCCCGATTCCACCCTTGAAGCGAAAATCAAACGCCTGGGAATCGACAAGTTTCGATTCAAGTCCTAGGCCGGCTGATGCCGCCAGCCAAGAAATCTTGAACACAGCCCTTCCGCGTTTTACCCGTTGAGTGGGAAATCCCGAAAACCTGAGACTTTCGCCGGCTCTAAACCTTTGACGGCGAATGAATTGTAACGGCCTTCTCTTTGCATTTCGCTCCAGCGGGTTGGAGGGGCGGCGATGACGTTGAAAATCACACGGATTTGCGAGCAACACGGGACACGAATTTGTCTGTCTGGCGAACTTCGATGCGCGTACATCGATGATGTGCGTGCCGAAATCGAACAGGTTGGCCAGCCGGCAACTTTGGATCTGGACGAAGTCGACGTTGTCGATATCGATGGGGTTCGCTTGCTGAATGAGTGTGTGGTTCAGGGCATTGAGGTGTTTAATTGCTCATCCTACATTCGCAGGTGGATGCTTCAAGAGAAAAGAGCCTATCGAGACGACAAATAGCGACGCGGTTCCCGCCGGTAGGCGGGATGTCCAGATTTGTTTCGTGCCGACGACCGGTTTCGAGCGCTTTCTCCGTGTCTCATTCACCTGCCGCATCCCTTTTCCCCATCTATCGCGAAATCTCAAAAAGTGGGGAGCGACACTCGCGCTAACCTCCTGAAAATCAATGGATTTGAGTGGCCCGATTCTTGCACAACCATAACGGGTGGGAACGTAAGAGCCAACTGAGCAACAGGAGATGAGTCAATCGTGACTGAGCTACAGACCGATGTAAGAACATACAGCTACTACGCCAACAATCAGTGGAAGAATGCACAGAACGACAAAACCTTTGAAGTCCACGAGCCCTACAGTGGAAGGCTCTTTGCTCGCGTGGCGGCAGGATCCCGGGCGGATGCTCATGCCGCCGTGAATGCGGCAGCTGAAGCTTTTCCAGGATGGGCCGAAACGACGCCTGCAGAAAAAGCACGTCTTTTCCTGAAGGCATCCGAGATCGTCAGACGTCGTCGAAACGAAATCGCTGAAATCCTCGCTCGCGAAACAGGGTCAACCATTTCATTCTCCGTGTTCCAGATGGACCTGGTTGCGGCCACCCTGCAGCAGGTTGCAGGGTGGGTGTATCTGCCCAAAGGCGAGGTCCTCGAAACCAACCAGCCCAATACTCATTCGATCGGAGTGAGACGGCCATTAGGCGTTTGCGCGAGCTTCACTCCATGGAACGGCGCCAACATCCTATCCTGGCGAGCCGTCATATCGCCGGTGGCCGCTGGAAACACGGTTGTCGTTAAGCCATCCGAGTTCGCTCCTGTCTCTGCTGGAATCATGCTCGCGGAAGTTGCTGAGGAAGCCGGGTTCCCAGCGGGAGTGATTAACGTTATTACGCATGCGCCAGGAGCCGCTGGTCCAATTGCCGACGAGTTCTTTGACCGTTCTGAAGTTCGGATCATCAATCTGATCGGCGGAGTGAAGACGGCTCGCATGTTGGCCGAGAGAGCGGGCAGGCTCTTGAAGCGAACCGTGATGGAGCTTGGCGGCTTCAATCCAATGATTATTCTCGACGACGTCGATGTGGACTTCGCGGTTCGAACGGCGACGTTCGGGTCTTTCTTTCATCAAGGGCAGATTTGCCTCAACACTCGCCGGATCATCATTCAGCGCAAGATCTACGACGAGTTCCTCGGCAAGTTTGTGGCACGGACCAATACCCTACAGGCGGGCGATCCGCTGAACCCGAAAACAATTATCGGTCCAATCATTACTCTTGATGCCGTAAAGCTGATCGATGATCGTGTTCAGGAGGCGCGCGCAAGTGGAGCGAAGGCTCACACCGGCGCGAAACACGATGGGCAGATTTATTTCCCTACAATTCTGACCGATGTTCCTCTCGATGCCGCCATCGCCAACGAAGAGACTTTCGGGCCGGTCGTCGTGGTCGAGGCGGTGGATACACCCGAGGAAGCAATTGCCGCAGCAAACCGCACAATGTACGGGCTCACGTCTTCGATTCTGGCTGGCAACACTTACAAAGCATTTGAAATGGCGCCAAAGATTCTAGCTGGAATCGTGAACGTGAATTCACCGACAGTAAATGATGAGATTCACGCACCGATGGGTGGCGTTCGCGACAGCGGGTGGGGTCGAACAAGGCCCCGCAGTCTCGACGATTTCAGCGACGTGATTTGGATCAACGCCCACAGTGGTCAGCGCCAGTATCCCTTTTGACCGCGAAGTGACGATCGAAATCAAATCTCTCCATCGCGACCTGAGCAACAACGCAAACAAGAGCGGGATTCCGCCTGCGCGCCGACTTCCGAAGGAATAACAGTCAGATTCTGGAGCTCAAAGTGATTCATGTTTCGAATGAAAAGAAACAGTTTGTTCTCGATCAACTGTCTACTGGCCGCTTAGACCGCCGCAAGTTTTTCTCGATACTTGGAGCGGCAGCTGCTACCAGTATTTTTGGTCCTTCGCTCAACGAGGCCCTTGCGGCCAACGCAAATCAAATAGAGCGGCGAACTTCGCTCCAGGCGCACTATGACTACATCGTCGTGGGCGCAGGCTCAGCCGGTTCAGTCCTGGCAGCCGAACTGTCGAAATCCGGCGCACAGGTTCTCCTGGTGGAATCGGGAGGACCCGACGACGCGCCGACCATCGCGAACCCGAGCATATGGTTTTACAACGTTGGAGGGCCGCTCGACTACCACTTGCCTCTCGAACCGCTGCCACAGTTGAACAATCGCAAATTCAACATGGCTCTCGGTCACGTGCTTGGGGGCGGAGGCAGTATTAACGGCATGGTTTGGACTCGCGGCATGCAGCGCGATTACGACGGCTGGGAGAAGAGCGGTGCGAAGGGGTGGGCTTTCGTTGACGTGCTTCCGGTCTTCAAGAGTCAGGAGGATTGGGAGGGAGGCGCCAATTCCTGGCGAGGTGCAGGCGGTCCCATCCATATCCGCCGCCCTGGAGATCCTCATCCAACAGCGCCAGCTTTTGTCGAAGCTGCACGAGAAATGGGGATGCCCATCCTCGACGACGTAAACGGACCAATGCGGGCTGGCGCCGGGTTCATCAACATGAACATCGCCGCCGATGGGACTCGGGTAAGCGCCGTTCGCGCCCTTCTTCGCCCGGAGTTGGCCAGGCCAAACCTGACCCTTCTCCTTAATACAAATGTCGTGAAACTGAACTTCAAAGGCACTCGGTGCGTGGGCGTCAAGTTGATTACAGAAGGCGTGGAAAAAGATATCGCTGCCAGCAAAGACGTCGTCTTGACCGCCGGCTCCATTCATACGCCGAAACTCTTGATGCTCTCCGGCGTTGGAGAGGCGAAGGCGCTTCAGGGGCTCGGAATTGAAATCGTCGAAAACCTACCTGGAGTTGGCGCCAATCTGCAAGACCATGTACTCGTGTCCGGGGTTGTGTTTAAGTACAAGGGCAAGATGCCGAAACGGCCGGCCGACAGCGATGCCGTCGAGGCAGAGGCTTACCTGTCGAGCGGTTCCTCCGGCGATACCGACATCAATCTTGTTCTTGAACAGCTGCCAGCGGTTACACCCGAGGCTGCGGCGCGATTTGGTGCGCCGCCGGACGATGCCTTCACGATCGCACCGGCGCTGGTGCAGCCAACGAGTAGAGGCTCCGTCCGTTTGGCCAGCAATAGATTTCAGGATGCTGCCGTAGTCAATGGCAACTATCTCGGGACTGACCAAGATTTTGCGGCCATCGTACGCGCCATCGAAGCTGCACGCGAACTGGGGAATCAACATGCTTTTGACGGCGTGCGCGAGATCGAAGTCGTTCCTGGCCCTAAGGCGACGTCTGAGGATATCCGAGAGCTTGCGAGACTAGGCTCGGCGAGCTTCGGACATGCTGTTGGCACATGCAAAATAGGCGTGGATGAGCTCGCTGTGGTCGATCCGAAGCTTCGCGTGCATGGTCTTGAAAATCTGCGCGTAGCTGACGCGTCAGTTATGCCGCGGATCATTACCGGGCCCACCAACGCGCCGACCCATATGATTGCGGGGCGCGCCGCCAAATTCATTCTCAGCTGAAAACAGGGATAACATGAGGAGCAATTCAAAAGGCACACCGGTGACGATCGATACGCATCAGCATTTATTACCCGACTTCTTCTGGGAGGCGACGGAAAACGCGCATGCTCCAGTCGGAGGGCTTGCACCGCTGCGATGGTCCAAGGAGGCTGCCATCTCATTTTTGGATGACGCCGGGATCGACATCGCCGTTCTGTCGCTCAGTACGCCCGGCGTCCACACGGGAGATAGCGCAAAAGCGCGATCCTTAGCGCGACAGTGTAATGAGTTTTCGGGGGAACTCACTCATGCACGGCCCGACCGTTTTGGAGGCTTTGCCTGCCTTCCGCTTCCGGATGTCGACGCTTCTTTAGAGGAACTCTCGCATGCACTCGATGGACTCGGGCTCGATGGCATCGTTCTCTTCACGAATTCCAACGGCGTCTATCTCGGAGATCCGGTCCTGGAGCCGGTGTTCGAAGAACTTGAGCGCCGCAAAGCCGTTGTCTATGTGCATCCGAATCCATCGCCTGACCCGGTTGCTCATTCACTGGGGCTGCCCGACAATCTGATCGACTTCACAACAGACACGAACCGCGCCGTCGCTCAGATGCATTACACAGGAAGGTTCGCGCGCACACCAAATGTGAAGTACATCTTTTCTCACGCTGGAGGGTCGATCCCCTATCTTGCGGCGCGTTTCGACATCATCGACAAAATGGGGTTCATCCCGAGCGGTGACCAGCGAGGCACAGCCGCGGATATGTTCCGCCGGATTTATTGGGATACTGCTCTCGCCGCAAGCGACCCCGTGCTGCGCATGCTGCGGGACGTGGCAGGAATCAGCCAAGTTTTGTATGGCACGGATTTCCCGTATCTTCGTCGGGACCTTGCGGTTCATTCGATACAACGGATCCTGCAAAGCGTTGAGCTTAACGATCTGGAAAAGACCGCTATCCTCGGAGGCAATGCATTACGCCTCTTTCCTCGCCTGCACTCTGCACGTCGCGCGCTCGTCACAACGTCTTAGCCGGAGTTCTCAACGGCCCCTCATTTTTGCGCGGGCGCAATTCGCGTGATGAGCTCCGATGCCCAGGCAAGTCGCACGGGCCGTGGCTGCCGGCATCGACGCCACGCTGGAGGTATGGATGGGATGGCGCACGGATTTGTCATGGGTGGGCGCTCCAGTCAGTGGGAACATTTCTAGAGTCAGCAGCAAGGGGGGACTAGCAGATGAAGACTGCAATTAGAACGCACGAAGGACGCGTAGCGTTGGTGACCGGTGCCAGCCAAGGCATCGGCCAGGCGATCGCATTCGCGCTGGCGGAACGAGGTGCACGGGTGATTGCGACCGACCTCAAGCCACCGCATGAAACCGCAAGGAAGATTGGGCCCGCGGGATATGCGCTTCAGCTCGACGTGACGCGTGAAGAGGATTGGAACTCGGTATCCAACAAAAGCGGGGAGGTGGGCGAGGTAGATATCGTCGTGAACAATGCGGGTTACTTTCCAAATTGCTCCATTGATGAATTGGACCTGTCGACATGGCGAAAAACCATGGCGACAAATCTCGACTCACACTTCCTCAGCGCAAAACATTTCTTGCCCGCGATGAGAAAGAAGAAGTGGGGCCGCTTCATCGGCATATCGTCAAACATGGTTGGCTTGGCCATACCGGGCATGAGCCACTACATCGCCTCGAAGATGGGAATCATCGGGTTCATGAGGGGTCTAGCGAACGATGTTGCGAGTGACGGCATTACAGCGAATGCGGTACTGCCCGGGCTGACGAGCACATCGGCGACTGCCCTCCAATCGGACGAGCAGAAGCGCGCCACATGGGAACAGCAGGCCATCAAGCGAATCGGAGCACCGGAAGATGTGACGGGCGCGATTCTGTTCTTAACAAGCGATGAGGCTGCATTCATCACCGGGCAGGCAATCGTCGTCGATGGCGGTCAATATCGCATCGGCTAGATGTTTGAACACGAGTAGGAGGCGGTTGGTTTACTCAGCCCGCGACGCGTTCCCCAGCAGGGATCTACCGCACGTAGCGTTGGTTACGGGCACCGATGTGAATAATACTTAGGCGACCCATAGACCTCACATCATGAATATTCCGGCTTTCACTGTTAACTCGCGTGATATTAGGCAGCATAGGGCTTTGAGAAACTTTTCAAAGGCAGTATGTTTCCTTATTTTCTTGCTTTGCGTTTTTGTTACGGGCACGCTGAAGGCACAGACACCAGACCCAACGCCCCTCCATGCCCCGCAACCGGGAGTTCGGCCTCCACTGAGTCCTTTTCCGAGGTTTGAAGACTGGAGCTTTCTACGCGATCCGTCCCTGCGAGTGGATCGTTACGACAGATTGAAATTCATTCCGCTGAACGACTCCGGGACAAACTACCTAACCTTCGGGCTTGAGAGCCGGACGGAGTTTCAGTACCTCGGCAACAATAATTGGGGCGCGGGCCCACAAAATCCAGGCGTTGTTCTTGTGCGGCTAATGCCCGATATCGACCTCCGCCTGGGAGATCACGCGCGCGTCTTTGTTACTCCGTTCTTCGATGAGTTCACGGGCCAATATCCGCGACCGGGAATCGATAAGGACATCGCCGATGGACATGAAGGTTTCGTCGAGTTCGGGGGAAATCTGCACGACCCGCACCCCGGTTGGGATGTCATTGTCGGGCGCCAGGAAGTCGTGCTCGGAACAGGACGCCTTTTGGATGACAACGAGGGGGTGAATGTAAGAAGCGCGTTCGATGGCATCCGTGTAGGGTACGACAAACCAGCGGGCCGCATCGATCTGATCGCTGTCAAGCCGGTAGAGATCAACCCAGGCGCGTGGGATGACATACCTAACCCAACGATCACTTTTTGGGGCTTGTACGCTTCGAATCTGCGCTGGAGCCCGCGGTTCATGTCCGATGCCTACTTTCTTGACTACGATGCAAAGTCGGCAACATACGGCAACCAATCCGCACGAGAGCAGCGGCGCATGATTGGTGGACGGTATTTCAATCGCCTGCCTGGCGAGCCGCCCAGGGCAGGTTTTGATTACAACATCGAGACTGGGTTCCAGTGGGGCTCTTTCGGGAATCGCTCGATCCGTGCATGGGCCACTGGAGGGAATATAGGGTGGACGCTTCCCGGTGAGGTGTGGCGCGCGCGTTTCGGTCTACAGGCCGACGCCATCAGCGGTGACAGCGGCCAGCCGACTACCCTGGGAACATTTAACGCGCTATTTCCGCGAGGAGCTTATTTCGGGCCGAAGTTCGCGCTGATCGGGCCGGCAAATTTGCTTTCTGTTCAGCCGCAATTTTGGTTTCATCCTCGGCAAAATGTGACCGGAGATATCTGTTGGATCTGGTTCTGGCGCGAGAGCACAAAAGATGCGCTTTATAGCTTCAACAACGTGGCACTACGGCCAGCGAATCTTAGTGACGCGCACTATATCGGCAGCCAACCCAATTTGGAGATTCGTTGGGCGATAAGCGAGCATTTCCTTGGTGCCTTGAATCTCGCCGGCTTCATTCCTGGAACCTTCCTAGAGCAGTCTCCCCCCTCTGACAAGATTGCGTTCGTCAATGCAGGTCTTACATATCGGTTTTGACTTCATCGGAGAAGCGTCCTCGCTGTTCAGAAACCCGATTGAGATGGAGACGCGCTTTTACGGGCGCGTCGCTAGCGCGGAGATCGTCCCGCCAAACGAACCGGACTTAGACGATGTGCATCAAGCCTACATTTCGATGGCGGCGTCGGGCTTTGTGACAAAGGAACAGTGTTTGCTCTTCCATGACGTGAGCCACCGGTTGCTTGAGAACCAGGGCGTGGAAGCGATCATGCTTGGGGGCACCGATCTCGCGCTTGCATTCGACGAACAGTCGACCGATTTCCCGTTGGTCGACTGTGCGGGTATTCATGCCGATGCGATTGCACGGTTGGCGATCGGTTGACGGGGCTTCAGTCAGAACGATCTTTTAGTTCCCATCCAAGTGAAAACTCACTCACAGGAAATCGGTAAACACTAGCGCGTTTTGAGGGACCAATCGTGGCCACTCAGTGTGTTGATTGGCAGGATTCGTATGTGCACCCTGATG
This genomic window contains:
- a CDS encoding aldehyde dehydrogenase family protein, translating into MTELQTDVRTYSYYANNQWKNAQNDKTFEVHEPYSGRLFARVAAGSRADAHAAVNAAAEAFPGWAETTPAEKARLFLKASEIVRRRRNEIAEILARETGSTISFSVFQMDLVAATLQQVAGWVYLPKGEVLETNQPNTHSIGVRRPLGVCASFTPWNGANILSWRAVISPVAAGNTVVVKPSEFAPVSAGIMLAEVAEEAGFPAGVINVITHAPGAAGPIADEFFDRSEVRIINLIGGVKTARMLAERAGRLLKRTVMELGGFNPMIILDDVDVDFAVRTATFGSFFHQGQICLNTRRIIIQRKIYDEFLGKFVARTNTLQAGDPLNPKTIIGPIITLDAVKLIDDRVQEARASGAKAHTGAKHDGQIYFPTILTDVPLDAAIANEETFGPVVVVEAVDTPEEAIAAANRTMYGLTSSILAGNTYKAFEMAPKILAGIVNVNSPTVNDEIHAPMGGVRDSGWGRTRPRSLDDFSDVIWINAHSGQRQYPF
- a CDS encoding alginate export family protein; its protein translation is MKFIPLNDSGTNYLTFGLESRTEFQYLGNNNWGAGPQNPGVVLVRLMPDIDLRLGDHARVFVTPFFDEFTGQYPRPGIDKDIADGHEGFVEFGGNLHDPHPGWDVIVGRQEVVLGTGRLLDDNEGVNVRSAFDGIRVGYDKPAGRIDLIAVKPVEINPGAWDDIPNPTITFWGLYASNLRWSPRFMSDAYFLDYDAKSATYGNQSAREQRRMIGGRYFNRLPGEPPRAGFDYNIETGFQWGSFGNRSIRAWATGGNIGWTLPGEVWRARFGLQADAISGDSGQPTTLGTFNALFPRGAYFGPKFALIGPANLLSVQPQFWFHPRQNVTGDICWIWFWRESTKDALYSFNNVALRPANLSDAHYIGSQPNLEIRWAISEHFLGALNLAGFIPGTFLEQSPPSDKIAFVNAGLTYRF
- a CDS encoding GMC family oxidoreductase, which codes for MIHVSNEKKQFVLDQLSTGRLDRRKFFSILGAAAATSIFGPSLNEALAANANQIERRTSLQAHYDYIVVGAGSAGSVLAAELSKSGAQVLLVESGGPDDAPTIANPSIWFYNVGGPLDYHLPLEPLPQLNNRKFNMALGHVLGGGGSINGMVWTRGMQRDYDGWEKSGAKGWAFVDVLPVFKSQEDWEGGANSWRGAGGPIHIRRPGDPHPTAPAFVEAAREMGMPILDDVNGPMRAGAGFINMNIAADGTRVSAVRALLRPELARPNLTLLLNTNVVKLNFKGTRCVGVKLITEGVEKDIAASKDVVLTAGSIHTPKLLMLSGVGEAKALQGLGIEIVENLPGVGANLQDHVLVSGVVFKYKGKMPKRPADSDAVEAEAYLSSGSSGDTDINLVLEQLPAVTPEAAARFGAPPDDAFTIAPALVQPTSRGSVRLASNRFQDAAVVNGNYLGTDQDFAAIVRAIEAARELGNQHAFDGVREIEVVPGPKATSEDIRELARLGSASFGHAVGTCKIGVDELAVVDPKLRVHGLENLRVADASVMPRIITGPTNAPTHMIAGRAAKFILS
- a CDS encoding amidohydrolase family protein; the protein is MRSNSKGTPVTIDTHQHLLPDFFWEATENAHAPVGGLAPLRWSKEAAISFLDDAGIDIAVLSLSTPGVHTGDSAKARSLARQCNEFSGELTHARPDRFGGFACLPLPDVDASLEELSHALDGLGLDGIVLFTNSNGVYLGDPVLEPVFEELERRKAVVYVHPNPSPDPVAHSLGLPDNLIDFTTDTNRAVAQMHYTGRFARTPNVKYIFSHAGGSIPYLAARFDIIDKMGFIPSGDQRGTAADMFRRIYWDTALAASDPVLRMLRDVAGISQVLYGTDFPYLRRDLAVHSIQRILQSVELNDLEKTAILGGNALRLFPRLHSARRALVTTS
- a CDS encoding SDR family NAD(P)-dependent oxidoreductase gives rise to the protein MKTAIRTHEGRVALVTGASQGIGQAIAFALAERGARVIATDLKPPHETARKIGPAGYALQLDVTREEDWNSVSNKSGEVGEVDIVVNNAGYFPNCSIDELDLSTWRKTMATNLDSHFLSAKHFLPAMRKKKWGRFIGISSNMVGLAIPGMSHYIASKMGIIGFMRGLANDVASDGITANAVLPGLTSTSATALQSDEQKRATWEQQAIKRIGAPEDVTGAILFLTSDEAAFITGQAIVVDGGQYRIG